The proteins below are encoded in one region of Alphaproteobacteria bacterium:
- a CDS encoding type II toxin-antitoxin system RelE/ParE family toxin → MAWRVGTLNAVVDSELESLPLDMQARFHWIAELIESKDLARVGMPHVEHLDGKIWEIRMSGRDGIARALYQTASGQRIVVLRVVIKKTNKTPRREIELAKARARQIS, encoded by the coding sequence ATGGCATGGAGGGTTGGAACGCTCAACGCCGTCGTCGACAGCGAGCTTGAATCCCTGCCGCTGGACATGCAGGCCCGATTCCACTGGATCGCCGAGCTCATCGAGAGCAAGGATCTTGCCAGAGTAGGGATGCCCCATGTCGAGCATTTGGACGGAAAGATTTGGGAAATCCGCATGTCGGGACGGGACGGAATCGCCCGTGCGCTTTACCAGACCGCAAGCGGACAGCGAATCGTCGTGCTGCGTGTCGTTATCAAGAAAACCAACAAAACGCCGCGCCGGGAAATTGAATTGGCCAAGGCACGGGCTCGGCAGATCAGCTGA
- a CDS encoding HAMP domain-containing sensor histidine kinase, giving the protein MKSSRFAVAVLVLSVFAAGPAAAADYWPTEAWRRSTPEAQGMRSKPLADMLARIRERGWRIDSVTVVRNGYVVLMQQQMFGPVGDPHYADYTASIHESGEHLLSLIGEILDLSKIEAGRVILNERDVDVAAMIGRCLFIINERAREAELDLRADIADALPTLRADERMVRQMLLNLLSNAVKFTESGGQVTVACELAKDGRLRISVSDTGIGVVASDIPKAMSTFGQVDGALNRKYQGTGLGLPLVKSLAELHGGGLEFDSLIGVGTEATIWFPQERVVAGLP; this is encoded by the coding sequence GTGAAGAGCAGTCGTTTCGCCGTCGCGGTTTTGGTCCTTTCGGTATTCGCTGCGGGACCGGCCGCCGCCGCGGATTACTGGCCCACCGAGGCCTGGCGCCGGTCGACGCCCGAAGCCCAGGGCATGCGGTCGAAGCCGCTGGCCGATATGCTGGCCCGGATCCGGGAACGGGGCTGGCGCATCGACAGCGTCACCGTGGTGCGCAACGGTTATGTGGTCCTGATGCAACAACAAATGTTCGGACCGGTGGGCGACCCCCACTACGCGGACTATACGGCGAGCATTCACGAAAGCGGAGAGCACCTGCTCTCGCTGATCGGCGAGATTCTCGACCTCTCGAAGATCGAGGCCGGCCGCGTCATCCTGAATGAGCGTGATGTCGACGTGGCCGCCATGATCGGACGTTGCCTTTTCATCATCAACGAGCGGGCGCGGGAGGCCGAACTGGATCTCCGTGCTGACATCGCCGATGCTTTGCCAACGCTTCGGGCCGATGAACGCATGGTCCGGCAGATGCTGCTCAACCTGCTTTCGAATGCGGTCAAGTTCACCGAGAGCGGTGGCCAGGTCACGGTGGCTTGCGAGTTGGCAAAAGATGGTCGTTTGAGGATTTCGGTAAGCGACACCGGGATCGGCGTTGTCGCCAGCGACATTCCGAAAGCAATGTCGACGTTCGGTCAGGTTGACGGAGCGTTGAACCGAAAATACCAGGGCACGGGGCTGGGCCTGCCTTTGGTGAAGTCGCTGGCGGAGCTGCACGGCGGCGGTCTCGAGTTCGACAGCCTGATCGGCGTTGGCACCGAAGCTACCATCTGGTTTCCCCAGGAAAGGGTTGTCGCAGGCCTGCCGTGA
- a CDS encoding glycosyltransferase — protein sequence MTATGEATPEVSLVVAMFNEAQNIEAFLDRARAALAGVGSWEIICVDDGSSDDGLGRLLQQRQRDPRIRIVELSRNFGKDIALTAGLDHPERR from the coding sequence ATGACGGCAACAGGCGAGGCGACCCCCGAGGTTTCGCTGGTCGTCGCCATGTTCAACGAGGCCCAGAACATAGAGGCCTTTCTTGACCGCGCCCGCGCCGCCCTGGCCGGGGTGGGCAGCTGGGAAATCATCTGCGTCGACGATGGCAGCAGCGACGACGGCCTCGGCCGTCTTTTGCAGCAACGCCAGCGCGACCCGCGTATCCGCATCGTCGAGCTCTCGCGCAACTTCGGCAAGGACATCGCCCTCACGGCCGGCCTCGACCACCCCGAGCGAAGATAA